The sequence below is a genomic window from Methylotuvimicrobium sp. KM2.
GGCGTAATTTTTCCGCTTCCGCTACTTTCTGCATTAAGTCGGGTTCCGGGCAATGCTTTCCTCTGAATCGCTTAATTCCGCCCGTTTTTCTTTCGTTGATAACCTCGACAATCGTTTTCCAGCCAATCTCCTTAGTATCGTTGGCGAATGCAAAAACCATTGCTAAGTCGCATATATTGTTGATTAGGCGCGGGACGCCGGCGCTGTAATAGAAAATGGCCGCGCAAGCCGATTGGTTGAATATTTTGGTTTGGCTGCCGGCGGTTTGCAAGCGATGGTCAATGTAAAGTTCGGTTTCTTCAAAATTAAGGGGAGTCAGGTGGTACTCGATCGAAATACGCTGAGCGAACTGAATCAACTGTGGTTCGTTGAGTTTATCCACGAGCTCAGGTTGACCGATCAAAATCAACTGGAGCATAATTTCTTGCTGGACATTAATATTGGAAAGTAGTCTAAGCTCTTCCAGTGTTTCAATTTCCATGTTCTGAGCTTCGTCGACAATCAGCACGACGCGCCGCTTTTTGCGGGCTTGTTCACTAATGAATTTGACGAATAATTGGTAGCGCTCTGCTTTGGATTTTGTTTCGTGACTAATGTCGAACGCAGCTAACACCCAGGTCAACAAATCACCGAAAGCACTATGAGTATTGGTAATAACGCCGACGGTGCACTGATCCTTGATTTTATTTAACATGCTTCGAATCAGTGTGGTTTTACCGGAACCGATTTCACCGGTTATTACAGTAAAGCCGGCGTGACTCATCAAGCCGTACTGCAAGGTGCTTAAAGCTTTTCGATGCTTCGAACTTAGGTATAAGAATTCCGGGTCGGGAATCAATGAGAATGGCTTTTTTTTAAGACCGAAGAATTTTGTGTACATTTAGATTTCTCATTCAAGCTGAATTGATTGCGGTATTAGATTCAGCAAAACTTAAGTAACGTTAAAAATATAGAATACTTAAATAACAGTTGCATTTTGCTGGTTGCCCGTCAATGTATGAGTGTCGTCATGTACTTAGCGTCATTTAATGGATAAGAAATTTTTTGTCATTCAAAGATCTTTGAAAATAAGTTTAAAAATTGAGTTGCCCATTATAACTGAAATAATCATCCGAAGTAGTTTCGTTAACCCAGCTTTAACAAGTGTAGTGCCTACCGCCTATGCTATTGAAATATAATAATTAAAAATCATGCCAAATTTAACTTTGTAGTGCCATAAAATTAATTATTGCATATTATTCAATAACCTATTGACGCGCAATGTTAAGGCTGGGTTAAAGTTGTACCAGCAATTCCCAATTTGAGAATAAAAATAGGTGCGGAGTGTGCTTAGCGGGATTACGGCGTTCCTCGACAGGCATACCCCGCACCCTGAACACGAAGAAATTTCTTAAACTGGGAATTGCTGAAGTTGTAAGGGTTTGCCGAGCCTTCATATTAGCAGAGGAATTGTTGATATCTACTCCTGTCAGCCTGAAATGTCGCGAAGTTAGAGGATTTGTCTGCCGAGGACCGTAGGAAATCCATGAAGGTTTAGCGTCAACCTGATTGGTATGGAAGGAGTGAATCAACCCAGCGCCTTTTAAATTATTAGACGTTTTTTCGTTCAAATCTTAATGAGTAGCTACTCTCTTTGATTGAAAAACCGTGTGATAATAATAGTTATGGGGTGTGTTTATCGAGGACCGCCGTTCACCCAGCACCTAAATATTCAAGATAATTAACCATGACCAATGAACTATGGATTTCGTAATAAATAACGTCCTGGAACTATGATCCTAGAAAAAGCATTTCACCATGAAGATCATGAAGAATAGGAGGTTAATTCAATAGCTTATTACGCGTTTGTATAGAACTTTCGCTCAGCAAAAAGGTTAGCGAAAAGGATTTGTTAAGTTCTTGGAATCCTTAATGAACTTCATGTGCTTCATGGTTAAACTGCCGAATTCAGGATGATCCTGAGGGTTCGGTCACTCGCTTGGCAGGACGCCGTGAACCCAGCACCTAAGCATAGGCGGTAGGCACTACACTTGTTAAAGCTGGGTTAAAATAGGGAAGTTATTTACGGCCAAAGCCTATGGTATTTAAGTGCTGGCTGAATGGCATCCTTTGACGGGCACCCCGGTCCCGGTGCCGAGTTTTAATCTTCGATGGGTATGCAATCAATTAAAAAGTTTGGCAATTAACGAAGATAGCGTGTCCAGCAAAACGGGTTCGCTCATTGCGTTTTCGGAAGTAGGTCTAGGTATTGAAGGAGATTTAACATATTGCTTTCTTTGGTTTTTATGGCGAATTTTTTGTTCATGTAGTAGTAATCCGCCCGCTTTTTTCCATTCCATCAAGTGCGTAATTTCCCCATTATCGAGCCATATTCCGTGTGCATTGCATCGGTCGATGACGACGCCGCTTCGATGACCGTAATTAATGCGACGCATGAAGGCATCGCATACAGGACATTTGATGTATTTAACTTTTTTGCTGTGTGCTTGATAACGCTCGACACTGATATTATGAAGCAATTGTTGATTGATACTGAAAACATTAGAAACCGAGCTTGTTAACAATCGTTCAATCTCGCCGGGGTCGAAAAATAAGCCGAAACAGTGTTCGCAGCGTTCTATCATGAATTCGCCGAGGCCATCGTCGAGGTCTAAGCCAACCGTGTGTAAAGACTCGGCGCAGTGCGGACATTTTCGTTCCGATTCATGATCGATGGTGACAAAATGATGCTTTCCATGCAAGTCGACGTCATTTCGCGTACCGCAATAGCGACACAGGTTGGTGTTGGCGAGCAGCGGCGCGGAGCAGCTATGACAGCGTTTCATAGGACTTAAAAACGATCGAGAATTTCTTTTCTTTTATCGGCGTATTCTTGCTCGGAAATCAAGCCGGAATCATGCATCTGTTTTAATTGCGCTAACTTTTGTACCGCTTCCGAATTACTTTGCGGTTGGCTGGTTTGAACCGGTGTAGCGGTTTGCGCCATGGACTGCCCGAAGCCTAGGCCCGCCCCCATGGCCATGCCGAGTCCTGCCGCGCCGCCTTCGTTTCTGGCTGCATCGCGCATCGCTTCTAGTTGTTGCAGTTGCGTATAATCGATACCTGCGATTTGCGCGGCATGCGTTTCGGCCGTTAAGTCGGCAATCCGTTTGATGCGTGTTTGAGTATCGTCATCGAAATCGGTGCCTTCGATGCGAAAATCGGTGATTTCAAAGCCGAGTTTTTGAAAGGCGGTCGATAATTTGATGTGCATGCCGTACGCGATTTCTTCTCGATTCGCATCGATGTCGGCGTAACTAAAACGGCTTTCGGCAAGATAATCGGCTAAAGGATGCATGATTCGCGCGGTCATAACCTCGCGAAACTCGTTGATGTAAAAATTGTTATGATTACCGACGACGTTATTGAAAAAATCCTCGGCGTCGAAAATTCGATAACTGAAATTGCCGTAGGCTTTCAGTCCTACCGGAAAGTGATACTTCGGATCTTCATATTTGATGGGTGATGTGGTCCCCCATTTTTGATCGAGTATTTTAGTTTTTCTGAAAAAATAGATCGCAACTTTATGTTCGCTGACAAAAAACTGCATGAATTTTTTAATCGTCGTCCAAAACGGAATGTTCGCTGTATCGAGCTCGACCAGACAAGGTTCTTGAATGACCGCCTTAACTTTGCCTTCATAAACAAAAATACAGCCTTGTCCTGGCCCGACTATCAATTTTGAAGCATTTTTGATTTCATCGCCGTTGTCTGTCCATTGTTCCAGCAGCACGTCCGGACTCGGATTGTTCCATTGGATGACGGAACGGAGTTGCCGTTTTATGCCGTTAAAAATCACGGGGTGTTCCTCGATAGTTTGGTTTGTTTCGCATCAATTTGAACATTCGAATACCTCGAATCATTGTGGGAAAGATATACTTTTCGCACTTCAAATTTCGACAGTGACTTCGGAGGGGCCGAGCACCCTGGTGCCGAATTTTGATCTACGAGGGTATATAATAAAATATTTGTAAGCCGATTGATGACGATTACATGCTACTTTAAAGTTTTTCGTTATCAATGCTACAAAATTATAGTAAACATCCGGAGGTTATGTGTCGATTAGAAAGTTTAACGAAAAGCAACCTATTTTAGGCCGCTCGGTTTTGATTGACGAAAGCGCTGTCGTCATTGGCGATGTTGAATTGGGCGACGACGTGTCGGTTTGGCCTTCAACCGTTATTCGAGGCGATGTAGAGTCGATACGTATCGGCGATGGTACTAATGTACAAGACGGGTCGGTCTTGCATGTTTCACATGCCGGTCCGTTTTCGCCTCAAGGTCATCCTTTAACGATCGGTAGAGGCGTTACGATAGGTCATAATGCGGTGGTTCATGCCTGTACCGTCGGCGATTATTGTTTAATCGGCATCGGGGCAATCATTTTGGATGGGGCGGTTTTAGAAAATTACGTCATGCTCGGTGCCGGTGCGTTGGTGCCGCCCGGCAAAAAGCTCGAAAGCGGATTTCTTTATATCGGCAGTCCCGCCAAGCGGGTTCGTCCATTGACGGATCGCGAAAAAGAGTTTTTGGAATATTCTTATCAGCATTATATTCAATTGAAAAATGAGCACTTGCAACAAAATACGGTACAACCAGCCCAGCACAGTTGCTAAATGCAATCATGACTCAATCTAACGTTTATAAAGACCTTGCAATCACCCCTGCATATGAAAGTGAGAGGAGGGCGGTCACTCGCCCGACAGGACGCAGTGAATCCGTCCCTGTAAGCTTGACGACGGCTATCCCTGCCGCCGACACCTGTCAGTCGAGCAACCGCCCCCCTCTTCAGGCAGGGAGCCTTCTCAGTAACTTTCAAACTTCCAAAGACGCCTCGGTCATCACATCGAAATCCGATTCAGCATTGCCGAAAATCATAACGCCAAGAAAGTTCTGCGTTGCCCCGATGCTGGATTGGACGGACCGGCATTGCCGGTATTTTTATCGGTTGCTGTCAAAACATGCTTACTTATATACCGAAATGATTACGACCGGTGCCTTACTGCATGGCGACCGGAACCGATTTTTACAATACCACCCAGACGAAAATCCATTGGCATGTCAATTGGGTGGCAGTAACCCACAGGATCTGGCGGCATGCGCTAAAATGGTCGAAGATTACGGCTATCACGAAGTTAACCTGAATGTTGGTTGTCCTAGCGACCGTGTACAAAATGGACGATTCGGCGCATGCTTGATGGCGACTCCGGAATTAGTTGCCGAATGCTTATCGGAAATGAATCGGGCCGTGTCGATTCCGGTGACCGTCAAATGTCGGATCGGTATCGACAATCAAGATTCCTATGAAGCGTTGCATCGTTTTATTACCCTGGTCTCCGAAGCCGGGTGCCGGATGTTTATCATTCATGCTAGAAAAGCCTGGTTGAGCGGACTTTCTCCAAAGGAAAATCGGGAAATTCCGCCGCTACGCTACGATGTTGTATATAGAATCAAAAAGGATTTTCCAAAATTGGAAATCATTTTGAACGGCGGCGTGCGTTCATTGGATCAAGCGCTTGTGATTAATAACGAGGTCGATGGCGTCATGGTCGGAAGAGAGGTTTATCAGAATCCTTATTTATTAGCCGGGGTCGATGAACTGTTTTACCGGGACTTTCATGCAATTAAGAGTCGTGAAGAAATAGTAGAAGCTTTACTTCCTTATGTTGATGAGCAATTAAAACAAGGCGTGCGATTGTATTCGATAGCACGGCACCTACTTGGACTTTTTCACGGGGTTCCAGGCGCCAGGTCTTGGCGGCGGCATATTAGCGAAAACGCGACGAAACAGGGGGTCGATCAAAATACGCTACTCAAGGCATTAGATTTAATATCCCGATAAGGTATACTGGCCTGCTTTTTTAATTATCGAGAACGAACGATGGAAGAGTATTTTTCCAAAATTATCGAAGCAGTCGGCGAAGACGTCACCCGGGAAGGTTTGATTGATACGCCTAAGCGGGCATCGGATGCATTCAAGTTTTTGAATAACGGTTATGAAAAATCCTTGGATGATGTGTTAAACGGGGCTATATTTCAAGCCGATACCGAAGATATGGTTATTGTCAAAGATATAGAGCTGTATTCACTATGTGAACACCACCTGTTACCCTTTATCGGCAAATGCCATGTCGGTTATCTCCCTCAAGGTAAGGTGCTGGGTCTTTCGAAGGTTGCTCGAATTATCGATATGTATGCTAGACGCTTACAGATCCAGGAAAAACTGACTAAGCAGATTGCCGATGCTATCGAGAAATCCATCAATGCCAGAGGTGTTGCGGTGGTCATAGAAGCAAAACATCTATGCATGATGATGCGCGGTGTCGAAAAACAAAATTCGGTGATGACGACGTCAGTGATGACCGGGATTTTTAGGGAAGAAATCAGTACCCGCTCGGAGTTTTTGAATTTGATCAATCGTTAATGTTTGCCAATAAAGGTAGGCATTGAATACCCGTAGGGTTTTGCAATGAAAGACTACGATAGAAATTGCGCTGTTTGTAGACTGATGCGCAGTTTAGCGTTTAGCGGGCTCGGCATGGGTATTGGCGGTGGAATCGCTTATCTGTTCGGAGCGTCAAGAGAAACCATCATGATGGTCGGAATTGTGACTGCGGCCATTATCGTGTTTGGAATTATCGATAGAAAGAAGAAACCATGAAGTCGACAATATTACAAACTTGGCCTGAAAATTGGCCGGATACAAGATCAAGCCGGTTTGCCGATGACGAGCAGGGCGTAATCGACGCGGGCGCTTTCAGCGCGATTGAAGTCGATGAGATCTACGATACTTTAAATCACGCTCAAACTATCGCCGGACAATCGGTTTTATATCGCTCGCTCGCCAAACCGCTCGACTCGATCGAAGCCATCAAAGCGAAGCAAAAAGCGGTCGAAGCCATAGCGGATGACGCCGAATTGAGACAACAGCTTCAAGGCATTGTTGAACAAGCCTCGAGTCATGAAAAGAATCTGTATTTGTTGTTATACGGAGAATTTTTGGGTTCTTTCGGAACAGCACGCGAAGAAAATGAAATCGAAGGCTTCGGCTATCTTCAATACAAGCGTGGCACCCGGTTCATGTTGGACCTAGTTGATCAAGTTAAGGCCGTGCCTGAAACGCAAAGCGCCTACCTGAATGAGGTATTGGGGCAGATTAAAAACTTTACCGATAGTCGAGCTTACTCACTAATGAAAGGGCCGGTATTTATCAGCGAGCAAGGTATACAGAGCAAACAGGAACGAAAAGGATCGTGGATCCCGGCGATTATTTTTAAGCCTAATCTCTTTAAACCCTTATTGATTGCTCTTTTTTTTGGCGTACTTTGGGCGCTTGCGAACTTCTTTCCCACCAACCTGTTTAGTATTTCGAAGGAATCGATACCGGTGGCATCGATTTTCTTTGTGCCGCTACTGTTAATTTATTTTCCTATAGTAGGCGGTTTTGATCGGGACAGTTGTATTATTCCGTTACGCAATGAGTTTAAAACTTCGCAAGCGGTTGGCGAAACCTTAGATGCGCTTGGCCAATTAGATGAATTGCTTGCGTTTATTAAGTTCCGGGAAAGCTTTGGTGGGGATCTTGCTCTTCCGTATTTTATCGAAGCCGATCATCATCGTATCAATCTCGTTAATGCGCGCAATCCTGTTCTTGCTTACCGGAATCCGGAATATGTCGGTAACGATTTTCAATTGGATGATGATAAGCTGGTTTTAGTTACGGGCCCCAACAGCGGTGGTAAAACAGCATTTTGTAAAACGGTCACGCAAATTCAACTATTGGGACAAATCGGCTGCTATGTACCGGTCAAATCGGCGACTCTAACCGTTGCCGATAAGATTTTCTATCAAGTTCCGGAAATCAGTCATTTGGATGATGGAGAAGGGAGATTCGGTACCGAGCTAAAACGAACCCGGGATATCTTTTTGGCTACGACAGCTAAAAGTCTCGTAGTGCTCGATGAGCTATCCGAAGGTACGACCTTCGAAGAAAAGCTCGAGTCGTCTTCCAATGTGCTTGACGGTTTTTACCGAAAAGGCAACAGCACTATTTTAATCACACATAACCATCAATTAGTCGATAATTTTGTCGCGAAGGGCATTGGCTTGCCGAAACAAGTCGAATTTGCCGGCGGCGCGCCTACCTATAAGTTAATAGAGGGTATATCCAGAGTCAGTCATGCCGATCGGGTAGCTAAGAAAATCGGGTTTTCCAAGGAAGATATTGACAAATATTTGGCTGATTCGAAAGGTGGTGCCGATAAAACATAAAGTGATTATGAGTTGAACTATACTGATTGTGTGAAATGGTGCTTAGAATTTGGTTGAAAATAACTTCCCTATGTTAGGGAGGGTTCGGTAGCTAGATTGGCAGGTCCAGCACCTAAATTTTTAACCATAGCCAATAGGCTTGGAATTTAGGCACTGGGCCTGTTCAAACGAGTTACCGAACTCTCAACAAAGCTCATAGTTCCAGAATGTTATTTATCACGAAATCCTTAGGTTTAAGACAATTGTTATGCATACTTTGGACAGATCGTTCGAAATAAAAAAATTGGGAACAAGTCATGCTAAAAAAGATTTTTTTCTATGTAGCCTTTTTTTTGTTTTCCGAGGTTTTGTCGGCCGATATTTATAAGTATGTTTCGCCCAACGGAAAAGTTTATTATACCGACCGGCCTTCTCATCGATTTTATAAGCGAATCATCCGCACCCGTCCTTCGAGTTACAATTGGGCTGTGGGGCGAATGAAAGGTAATAAGCAGAAATATAAAGATATCATTGCGAAAGCGGCATCGAAACATCAGGTCGATGAAAAGCTATTGCATGCCGTTATTCAAGCAGAGTCCGCTTACCATGCCCAAGCAATTTCCTCGGCGGGTGCAGTAGGGTTAATGCAATTGATGCCCGATACTGCCAAGCGTTACGGCGTTCGAGATCGTACTGATCCGGTGCAAAATATCAATGGCGGTACACGCTATTTGAAGGATTTGCTAAAGATGTTCAATTCAAATTTAACATTGGCCGTTGCCGCCTATAATGCCGGTGAAGGCGCGGTAAAAAAATATAATAATTCCATTCCTCCTTATCCTGAAACCCGTAATTATGTTAAGCAGGTTTTAGCGCTTTATCACAATTAAGGCGGGCTCAACGGTGGCAAAGAGTTTGACTGCAAAATCCTTAATTGAAGACTCCGTCAAGCTCTATTCGTTGCCCGATATCTATTTTCAAATCAGGGAAATGGTTCGAGATCCTCGCTATACTGCTATCGACATCGGTAGAGTCATAACGAAAGATCCCGCTTTAAGTATGCGTTTATTAAAAATCGTCAACAGTTCGTTTTACGGTTTTCAAGCAAGAATCGATACGATTTCTAGAGCGGTTACCATTGTCGGAATAGAGGGATTACAGAGCTTGGCGTTAGCGACTTCAGTAGTAGATACTTTCGACAATATTCCCGACGACCTGATCAACATGACCGACTTTTGGATACAAAGTATACATTGCGCGGTCATTGCTAAATTGCTAGCCAAGAAAGCGGCAGTTTTGCATTGCGAACGCTTATTTTTGACCGGTTTGCTGCACGACATCGGAGCATTAGTCATCTATACCAAGCTACCTGATCAATCTCGGCAAATACTGAAGAACAATTTCCAAAACAAGCGTCTATTGGCCAACTTAGAGCGACAAGTCTTGGGTTTTACGCGGGCTGATGTGGGCGGGGAGTTGGCCGAGTCATGGAAACTCCCGGAATCGATATCGGAAGCGATACGTTACCAAATGCACCCTGAAAGGGCGTTGATCCATAAATTGGATGCCCATTTGCTTTATTTGGCGATAAATTTGAATGAAAGTAAAACGCGTGATGAGTTTTTGTCGACCTTATCGTCATCAACCTTATCTATTCTTCGGCTCAATGAAGCTAAAATTAAGCAAGTGATGGCGGCGGCGGTTGATGAGGCTAATGCCACATTCGATATATTGGCTCCGGGCAAGCAGTTCCATTGAGTCTTTTAAGTTCTTGACGAATTATTTAAATCACCTTGGCGCCGAACTTTTCCAGTAAGCCGATTAATTTAATCAAAGGCAGTCCAATCAGCGCATTGGGATCGTCTCCTTCAATTTTTTTCAATAAAACAATACCCAATCCTTCCGATTTGAATCCTCCCGCGCAATTAAACGGTTTTTCCAAGTCGACATAACGCTCGATGGTGTTGTTCGTTAATTTTTTGAAATAAACGTGGCATACATCAATGTCGCTAATCACTTCACCGGTTAAGCTGTTTGCAACTGCTACCCCAGTATAAAATGTCATGCATTGATCTGAGGCGGCTAATAGTTGTTCAATGGTGGCTTTTCTATTGCCAGGCTTACTAAGCCGGCAGTCCTTGAGAACCGGAACTTGGTCGGAACCGATAATTAAACTGCCTGGAAATTTTCCGATTAATTCACTGGCTTTGGCTTGGCTAAGCCGGAGAGCGGTTTGCCTCGGAGACTCATCGGGTAGCGGTGTTTCATCAAGCTCCGGCGAATCACAAATAAATTCCAAATGCAATTTCCGTAACAAAATTTGTCGATATTCGGAAGATGAAGCGAGGACCAGATGTTTGAATTCCATTTTAGTAAGTTAGATTGCGGTTTGACGAAGGGCTCTATTAGGGCTATTATTGACCGGTTATGTTGGATCGATTACCCGAACTTATAGACCCCCTGAGTTTTGCTGATAAGCATAGCGAACTCTCGGGGCAAATAAAACTAAAAAGCCTAAGTCGTTTAGCGCCTTTGCTAAAAGATGACACGGGTGTTGCTACTGTTGACTTTTTTTTTAGCAGGCAAGGACGACTGGCAAGCATTGAAGGGAAAATTGCAGCGACATTGACCGTGGAGTGTCAAAATTGTTTAAATAAAATGGAATTGCATATTGAAAACAACATTAAGCTTGGGATCGTCAGTTCATTGGATGAAGCGGATCGATTACCGGAAGATTACGAGCCTTTGCTAGTTGGGGAAGGAAAAATCCCTCTCAAAGATATTGTTGAAGATGAGCTATTGCTCGCCATGCCTGATTTCCCGCGGCATTTGGAAGCCTGTCTTAAAGTCAAGGTTAGTAACGATCATCAAGACGACTTAAATACCGAACAATCGAATTCTAATAACCCTTTTTCAATTTTAGCCAAACTAAAGCATACTGGAGTGAAATAATGGCTGTACAAAAAAGTAAAGTAACCCGCTCAAGACGTGGACAACGTCGTTCTCATGATGCATTAACCAGTAAAACCCTGTCTCAGGACCCATTGACTGGAGAAACCCACCTACGTCATCACGTTAGCCCCGATGGTTTTTTCAAAGGACGCCAAATCGTAAACACTAACGAAGAAGACTAAGTTAAGTCGATTTTTTTTGTATCAAGATGCTCAACCGAACCGGAATTTGTCCGACTCGGTTGAGCATCTTATTTTTTAGGGTCATTCGCAGGCGTGAGTTTAACAATTTCAATTGATGCGATGGGCGGGGACTATGGGCCCGCGGTAACTATTCCGGCGTCATTGGATTGCTTAAAGAACAATCCAAACTTAAAGCTGATCTTAGTAGGCGACGAAGTCGTGTTAAAAGATCACATGTCTCAGGCTTTGGTCGATTTTGCCGGTCGACTTTCGATACACCATGCATCGCAATGTGTAGGCATGGACGAGTCTCCTTCTAAAGCATTAAAAAATAAAAAAGATTCTTCGATGCGCGTCGCGATTAATCTAGTTAAGAGCGGCGAAGCGGATGCTTGCGTGAGCGCGGGTAATACCGGCGCGTTGATGGCAACCGCACGCTTTGTTTTAAAAATGATTCCAGGCATAGATCGACCGGCTATTATCTCTACGATACCTTCGATATTCGGTCACACTCATGTTTTAGATTTAGGCGGCAATGTCGATTGCACGGCGGAGCATCTTTTTCAATTCGCGGTAATGGGATCTGAATTAGTTAAAGCTGTTGAAAACATCGATAACCCGACAGTCGGCTTGCTCAACATCGGCGAAGAGGAAGTCAAAGGTAATGAGC
It includes:
- the plsX gene encoding phosphate acyltransferase PlsX — its product is MSLTISIDAMGGDYGPAVTIPASLDCLKNNPNLKLILVGDEVVLKDHMSQALVDFAGRLSIHHASQCVGMDESPSKALKNKKDSSMRVAINLVKSGEADACVSAGNTGALMATARFVLKMIPGIDRPAIISTIPSIFGHTHVLDLGGNVDCTAEHLFQFAVMGSELVKAVENIDNPTVGLLNIGEEEVKGNEQVKAAAKLLENSSLNYIGYVEGDSLTAGNVKVDLIVADGFVGNVALKSIEGAAKMIGTVLKEAFNKNIFTRLSGLLIYPVIRSFKQRIDPRMYNGASFLGLNGLVIKSHGGADALAFKTAVQLAEIEVSKGVIRKIGEQVETILSKRESL